The following coding sequences are from one Cygnus olor isolate bCygOlo1 chromosome 2, bCygOlo1.pri.v2, whole genome shotgun sequence window:
- the LOC121065711 gene encoding interferon alpha-inducible protein 27-like protein 2B has protein sequence MADQNVRNAGFGSSGIKGGSLASHLMSEEAKSSGGGVRSGGPTATLQEMGARGSTHSSGFTSSGIFSGSRASDMMSQEAKSHGGGVPRGGTTSTVQSISMGGKGGRH, from the exons ATGGCTGACCAAAACGTCCGCAATGCTGGTTTTGGCTCCTCCGGTATCAAAGGAGGTTCACTTGCTTCACACTTGATGTCTGAGGAAGCAAAATCTAGTGGGGGAGGCGTGCGTTCTGGAGGGCCTACTGCTACTCTCCAAGAGATGG GTGCCAGAGGCTCGACACATTCCTCAGGTTTTACCAGCAGCGGGATCTTCAGTGGATCCAGGGCCTCTGACATGATGTCCCAGGAGGCCAAATCTCATGGAGGTGGAGTCCCCAGGGGCGGCACAACTTCCACTGTCCAGTCCATCT CAATGGGTGGCAAAGGAGGAAGGCACTGA